The Oryzihumus leptocrescens sequence GCCAGCCGTTGGTGAGCAGCTGGAAGAACAGCACGATCGCGTACGCCGCCCACCAGGTCCGGGTGCGCAGCAGCCGGGTCCGCAGCACGAGCAGGTCGGTCAGCGCGGCCACGGCGACCGCCACGAGCGCTGCCGCCGTGTAGGTCACGGCCGCCTCACCGGATGCTCCCGCGACGGCGCACCTCGACCACGGCCTCGTAGGTGAGGATCCCGGCCAGCGGGATGACGACGAAGAAGGCCAGCTCCTCCAGCGGCAGGCCGAGCACCCGCAGGGGCAGGGTCTGGGCCGGGTCGAAGCGCCAGTGCCCGGCGGCGGTGGCGGCGACGTCCCAGGCCAGGAACAGCACCGCCACCGGCAGCACCGCGAGCGCCAGGCGGCGCACCTGGCGCAGCACGCCGAGCCGGTAGTACCAGTCGAGCGGCAGGGTGCCGGCCAGGCAGAAGGCGAGCATCACGGCATACGCGCCGTTGCGCGCGCCCACCTAGAAGGCGAGCTCCATGGCGCGCCGGCGCACCTCGGTCTTGTGGCCGGCCAGCAGCGCGTCGACCGGGCTGCCCCCGACCGGCAGGGTCGGGTCGGGGGTGTGCAGCCAGCGCAGCGACTCCTCGTCGCTCATCCCCCCGTCGGCGAGCACGGTGAACGTCCCGCGCAGCTCCGGCAGCGGCCCCTCGGCCCCCACGAAGCGGGCCGGGACCTTCATCGCCCTGTTCGGGCCGACACGCGCGCCGATCAGCTCGCGGTCGGCGAGCATGCCGCGGACCCGGGACAGCGGGACGTGGAGGCGTTCGGCGATCTCCGGGACGGTCAGCCAGTCGCCCACGAGCTGTTCGAGGTCGGGCTCGGAAGTGGTGTCGTCAGTCACGGGTCCAAGGGTGCCACTGCCGGCGCCCAGCACAAATTACATTGATGTGAGTCGATATGGATCACGGTGAATGGGTTACCGTCGCAGGATTCACAGTTGTACCGTCAGTCACAGGCGTCACGAAGCCCCCGCCCGCAACACCGGCGCCGTGCCGAAAGGACCCCAGCCATGAGCCCTGCTGGCCTCGCCCCGTCCCTGCCCTCCGCGCCCGGCGCCCCGGCCCTGGGCGCCGCGGTCGTCGCCCGGGCCAACCCCGCGCCGTACGGCTGGCAGGCCTACGTGGTGCGCCCGGCCGACACGCTCGGCGAGATCGCCCTGCGCGCGCGGACGACCACCGGGACGCTCATCGCGCGCAACCACCTCAGCGGCGGCGGGCACTTCCTGCGGATCGGCCAGCGGCTGTGGGTGCCCCGGGCCCGGCCGGTCAACCACGCCCCGGCCCGCCCGGTCGCCCCGCGCGTGCGCGCCTACACGGTGCGCAGCGGGGACACCATCGGCGCCCTCGCCCTGCGCTTCCGGGTCAGCGAGGCCACCCTGATGCGCCTCAACGGCCTGGACCGCCACAGCCTGATCTATGCCGGCAGGACCCTCACGGTGCCCGGCGCCCCCGTCAGCGCCGCGCGGGCGTCGGCCAAGGCGCCCACGACCCGCACCGTCCGCGTGCGGGTCCGGCCCGGGGACACCGTCGGCACGCTCGCCCTGCGCTACCACGTCAGCCAGGCCGCGATCGTCAAGGCCAACCGGCTGCGTCACCCCGGCATGGTCCGCATCGGGCAGGTCCTGGCCGTCCCGGTGAAGGCCAGCTCGCCGGCCTTCAGCTCCACCACCTTCGCCGGCCGGACCTACTCCCCCGGGGTCGTCGGCGCGGCCGCGCGCAACCGCAGCTACCTGGCGGCCCACGCCGTGCCCGGCCGCAGCGCCGCCCGGGCGATGATCGTCAGCACCGCCCGCCGGCACGGGGTCGACCCGCGCCTGGCCCTCGCGGTCGCCTGGCAGGAGTCGGGCTGGAACCAGCGCCAGGTCTCGGTGGCCAACGCCATCGGCACCATGCAGGTCATCCCCAGCTCGGGCGAGTGGGCCTCGCTGCTCGTCGGCCGCCGGCTGAACCTGCTCAACACCCAGGACAACATCACCGCCGGGGTGGTCATCCTGCGCTCGCTGATGCGCGGCGCCAGCTCGGAGAAGCAGGCGATCGCCGGCTACTACCAGGGCCTGGCCTCGGTCCAGAAGTCCGGGATGTATGCCGACACCAAGGGCTACGTCGCGGCCGTCCTCGCGCACAAGGCGCGCATGTAGGCAGGTGGTGCGGGCCGTTCGGGTCGTTCGGGTCGATCGGGCCCTGGCCGAGCCCTCGACGGCCGAGCCTGCGCGGCATCCCCGCCGCCTCCACCTAGACTCTCCGCGTGACAACGTCTGTGCCCGAGTCCATCGTCGGTCGCGTCCTCGACGGGCGTTACCGCGTGCTCTCGCACATCGCCGACGGCGGGATGGCCTCGGTCTACGTCGCCCTGGACCAGCGCCTCGACCGCGAGGTGGCGCTGAAGGTCATGCGCCCGGGGCTGGCCTCCGACGAGACCTTCGTGAGCCGCTTCCGCCGCGAGGCGCGCTCGGCCGCCCGGCTCTCCCACCCCCACGTCGTCGCCGTCTACGACCAGGGCGAGGACGGCTCCGAGGTCTTCCTCGCGATGGAGCTGGTCAACGGCCACACCCTGCGCCAGGTGATGAAGAGCGAGGGCCCGCTGACACCGCGCGCCGCGCTCGACATCCTCGACCCCGTCCTGCAGGCCCTCGCCGCGGCCCACGCCGCCGGGCTGATCCACCGTGACGTCAAGCCCGAGAACGTCATCCTGCGCGAGGACGGCATGGTCAAGGTCGCCGACTTCGGCCTCGCCCGCGCGGTGAGCGCCCACACCTCGACCTCCCAGACCGGCGCGCTGCTCGGCACCGTCGCCTACCTGTCCCCCGAGCAGGTCGAGCGGGGCATCGCCGACGCGCGCAGCGACGTCTACGCCGCCGGGCTGCTGCTGTTCGAGATGCTGACCGGCACCAAGGCCTACACCGGCGAGACGCCGATCCACGTCGCCTACCAGCACGTGCACAGCCAGGTCCCTGCTCCGTCGAGCCGGATGCCGTCGGTCCCGCCGGAGCTCGACGCGCTCGTCGCGCGGGCCACGTCCCGGGACCCCGACGAGCGTCCCCGCGACGCCGGGGAGTTCCTCGCCGAGCTGCGCCGGGTGCGCGCCGGGCTCGGTCAGGACGAGCTCGACCGGCGCCCC is a genomic window containing:
- a CDS encoding Rv2175c family DNA-binding protein, with protein sequence MTDDTTSEPDLEQLVGDWLTVPEIAERLHVPLSRVRGMLADRELIGARVGPNRAMKVPARFVGAEGPLPELRGTFTVLADGGMSDEESLRWLHTPDPTLPVGGSPVDALLAGHKTEVRRRAMELAF
- a CDS encoding LysM peptidoglycan-binding domain-containing protein produces the protein MSPAGLAPSLPSAPGAPALGAAVVARANPAPYGWQAYVVRPADTLGEIALRARTTTGTLIARNHLSGGGHFLRIGQRLWVPRARPVNHAPARPVAPRVRAYTVRSGDTIGALALRFRVSEATLMRLNGLDRHSLIYAGRTLTVPGAPVSAARASAKAPTTRTVRVRVRPGDTVGTLALRYHVSQAAIVKANRLRHPGMVRIGQVLAVPVKASSPAFSSTTFAGRTYSPGVVGAAARNRSYLAAHAVPGRSAARAMIVSTARRHGVDPRLALAVAWQESGWNQRQVSVANAIGTMQVIPSSGEWASLLVGRRLNLLNTQDNITAGVVILRSLMRGASSEKQAIAGYYQGLASVQKSGMYADTKGYVAAVLAHKARM
- a CDS encoding lycopene cyclase domain-containing protein, encoding MGARNGAYAVMLAFCLAGTLPLDWYYRLGVLRQVRRLALAVLPVAVLFLAWDVAATAAGHWRFDPAQTLPLRVLGLPLEELAFFVVIPLAGILTYEAVVEVRRRGSIR